One window of the Pyrus communis chromosome 17, drPyrComm1.1, whole genome shotgun sequence genome contains the following:
- the LOC137723626 gene encoding putative lipid-transfer protein DIR1, with protein sequence MEGARQKLVVVLAAVVLVAIAGNGGFVQVANAQNICNVSVTGLMTCRPAVTSPNPAPPTKACCAALSHANVSCLCSYKNSSVLPSLGIDPNLALQLPAKCKLPHPANC encoded by the coding sequence ATGGAGGGCGCTCGTCAAAAGCTGGTCGTAGTTTTGGCTGCTGTGGTTTTGGTTGCAATTGCAGGCAATGGCGGTTTTGTTCAGGTTGCTAATGCTCAGAACATATGCAACGTCTCTGTCACCGGTTTGATGACTTGCAGGCCGGCTGTGACTTCTCCGAATCCGGCACCGCCTACAAAAGCCTGCTGCGCGGCGCTGTCGCACGCCAACGTGAGCTGCCTTTGCTCCTACAAGAACTCCAGTGTCTTGCCTTCTCTGGGGATTGACCCTAACCTTGCCCTACAGCTTCCCGCCAAGTGCAAGCTTCCCCATCCTGCCAATTGCTAG